A DNA window from Arachis duranensis cultivar V14167 chromosome 3, aradu.V14167.gnm2.J7QH, whole genome shotgun sequence contains the following coding sequences:
- the LOC107480641 gene encoding bifunctional 3-dehydroquinate dehydratase/shikimate dehydrogenase, chloroplastic, with protein MDIPNVLAPSQFSAGEGGGMRKNPTLICAPVMADSVDKMHLDVSKAKASGADLVEIRLDSLKTFNPSSHLPALINNRPLPLLFTYRPNWEGGMYEGDDNTRFHALRLAMELGADYIDIELKVANQFYDFIRGTAYDKTKVIVSSHNYQQTPSVEDLGDLAARIQATGADIVKIATTALEITDVARMFQIMVHSQVRSVPFIGLVMGDRGLISRILCAKFGGYLTFGTLESGVVSAPGQPTLKDLLHLYNLRQVGPDTKVFGIIGKPVGHSKSPTLFNEAFKSLGINGVYVFLLVDDLAKFLSTYSSTDFVGFSVTIPHKEAAVTCCDEVDPVAKSIGAVNCIIRRPDGKLIGYNTDYVGAISAIEDGLRAKQNGSGTVVSPLAGKLFVVIGAGGAGKALAYGAKEKGARVVIANRTYERARELADLIGGDALALADLDNYHPEDGMILANTTSIGMQPKVDETPVSKHALKYYSLVFDAVYTPKMTRLLTEAEESGATVVTGLEMFLGQAYGQFAVIPLFACAAPKQLFKKIMENY; from the exons ATGGACATCCCCAACGTTCTGGCAC CGTCGCAGTTTTCGGCAGGTGAAGGCGGAGGAATGAGGAAGAACCCGACGTTGATATGCGCTCCTGTAATGGCGGATTCCGTTGACAAGATGCACCTTGACGTCAGCAAGGCCAAAGCCAGCGGCGCTGACCTCGTCGAGATTCGTTTGGACTCCTTGAAGACCTTCAATCCCTCTTCGCACCTTCCCGCTCTTATCAATAACCGTCCTTTGCCGCTCTTATTTACTTACAG GCCCAATTGGGAAGGTGGTATGTATGAAGGTGATGACAATACACGCTTTCATGCTCTGAGGTTGGCCATGGAGCTCGGAGCTGATTACATCGACATTGAACTCAAG GTTGCAAATCAGTTCTATGACTTTATACGTGGAACGGCGTATGATAAAACCAAGGTCATTGTTTCATCTCACAATTATCAGCAAACTCCGTCAGTTGAGGATCTTGGTGACCTTGCTGCTAGAATACAAGCAACCGGGGCAGACATAGTGAAGATTGCAACAACTGCTTTGGAGATCACTGATGTGGCACGCATGTTTCAAATAATGGTGCATTCTCAAGTAAGAAGC GTTCCATTTATTGGACTTGTTATGGGTGATAGGGGATTGATTTCACGGATACTTTGTGCAAAATTTGGTGGGTATCTTACTTTTGGTACCCTTGAGTCAGGAGTGGTTTCAGCTCCTGGTCAACCTACTCTTAAGGATCTATTGCATCTATACAATTTGAGACAAGTAGGACCTGATACGAAAGTATTTGGGATAATTGGAAAGCCTGTTGGTCACAGTAAATCACCCACATTGTTCAATGAGGCCTTCAAGTCACTTGGAATCAATGGagtttatgtatttttgttGGTGGATGACCTTGCCAAATTTCTCAGCACTTACTCATCTACAGATTTTGTGGGATTCAG TGTTACCATTCCTCACAAGGAGGCAGCAGTTACGTGCTGTGATGAGGTTGACCCTGTGGCTAAG TCAATTGGAGCTGTCAATTGCATTATAAGAAGACCAGATGGGAAGTTAATTGGGTATAACACAGATTACGTTGGTGCTATTTCTGCAATTGAGGATGGGCTACGGG CTAAACAAAATGGCAGTGGCACAGTTGTTTCACCATTAGCTGGTAAACTGTTTGTTGTTATTGGTGCTGGTGGTGCTGGGAAGGCACTTGCTTATGGTGCAAAAGAGAAAGGAGCAAGGGTTGTGATTGCTAACCGAACCTATG AGCGTGCTAGAGAACTTGCTGATTTAATTGGAGGAGATGCTTTAGCCCTTGCTGATTTAGATAATTACCATCCGGAGGATGGTATGATTCTTGCAAACACGACATCTATTGGAATGCAACCAAAAGTTGATGAAACACCTGTTTCTAAG CATGCGTTGAAATACTACTCCCTGGTTTTTGATGCTGTCTACACACCCAAAATGACTAGACTTTTGACGGAAGCAGAAGAATCAGGAGCTACTGTTGTTACAGGATTGGAGATGTTTCTTGGACAAGCATATGGACAATTTGCTGTGATTCCATTGTTTGCATGTGCAGCACCAAAGCAGCTcttcaaaaaaattatggaGAATTACTGA
- the LOC107480642 gene encoding endonuclease 4 — MSLLIVSFVVGVVLFPLPTALCWGKDGHYAVCKIAQDYLNQDAVSAVKELLPDSAQGHLAAVCSWADDVGYTHNYRWSQPLHYVDTPDFICNYRYCRDCHDSYAHKHVCVTAAIYNYTMQLKSQLNYNLTEALMFLSHFVGDVHQPLHVGFLGDLGGNTITVRWYRRKTNLHHVWDDIIIESALKTFYGSDLSTMIQAIQSNITDIWLNDVRVWESCAHNYTACPNWYASESISLACKFAYRNATPGSTLEDEYFLSRLPIVEKRLAQAGVRLAAILNRIFTSKTRIAQS; from the exons ATGTCACTGTTGATAGTGTCCTTTGTTGTTGGTGTGGTGTTGTTTCCCCTCCCAACAGCTCTGTGCTGGGGAAAGGACGGGCACTATGCAGTTTGCAAGATTGCACAg GATTATCTGAACCAAGATGCTGTATCTGCTGTGAAAGAGCTTCTTCCCGATTCTGCCCAAGGCCATCTGGCGGCGGTTTGCTCTTGGGCCGATGACGTTGGATATACCCACAACTATCGCTGGAGCCAACCTTTGCATTACGTTGACACCCCTGATTTCATCTGTAACTATCGTTACTGCA GAGACTGTCATGATTCCTATGCCCATAAACATGTCTGTGTCACTGCAGCTATTTACAACTATACAATGCAACTCAAATCGCAACTCAACT ATAATTTGACAGAGGCACTGATGTTCTTGTCACATTTTGTTGGCGATGTTCATCAG CCCCTGCATGTTGGTTTTCTTGGAGACCTAGGTGGAAACACCATAACAGTTCGATGGTATCGGAGGAAAACAAATCTTCATCAT GTTTGGGATGACATCATAATTGAATCTGCTCTGAAGACCTTCTACGGTTCAGATCTTTCAACTATGATTCAAGCTATTCAAAGCAATATTACA GACATTTGGTTAAATGATGTACGTGTTTGGGAAAGTTGTGCACACAACTATACAGCTTGTCCAAATTG GTATGCTTCTGAAAGCATTAGCTTAGCGTGCAAGTTTGCCTACAGGAACGCCACACCAGGAAGCACTTTGGAAG ATGAGTACTTCCTTTCAAGACTTCCTATTGTGGAGAAAAGGCTGGCACAAGCTGGTGTGCGACTTGCAGCAATCCTCAATCGGATTTTTACTTCAAAGACCAGAATTGCTCAATCATAG
- the LOC107480644 gene encoding endonuclease 1, producing MDRLGGLWGSLPLAFLLLLGAAFNSAPGANAWSKEGHMITCKIAQSLLEPEAEEAVHHLLPEYVKGDLSALCVWPDQIRHWYKYRWTSPLHFIDTPDDSCSFSYSRDCHDQHGVKDMCVAGAVKNFTSQLLHYREGTADRRYNMTEALLFLSHFMGDIHQPMHVGFTTDEGGNTIELRWFRHKSNLHHVWDREIILTALADYYEKDVDQLLQDIERNYTDGIWSSDVSSWQHCSDISKCVTSWAKESIQIACKWGYSGVEAGETLADDYFNSRMPYVMKRIAQGGIRLAMILNQVFGGSEEGFAAAT from the exons ATGGATAGGCTTGGAGGTTTGTGGGGTTCTCTTCCATTagcttttcttttgttgttaggtGCTGCTTTCAATTCAGCACCTGGTGCCAATGCTTGGAGCAAAGAGGGTCATATGATAACCTGCAAAATTGCACAG TCACTTTTAGAGCCTGAGGCAGAAGAAGCTGTTCATCATTTGTTACCTGAGTATGTTAAAGGAGACTTATCAGCCCTTTGTGTATGGCCAGACCAAATAAGGCACTGGTACAAATATAGGTGGACAAGTCCACTTCACTTCATTGACACACCAGATGattcttgttctttttcttaCTCAA GGGACTGCCATGATCAGCATGGAGTGAAGGATATGTGTGTTGCTGGTGCTGTAAAAAATTTCACTTCTCAGCTTTTGCATTACAGAGAGGGCACTGCAGATAGGAGAT ACAACATGACTGAGGCCTTATTGTTCTTGTCACACTTCATGGGAGATATACATCAG CCAATGCATGTTGGATTCACCACTGATGAAGGAGGAAACACAATCGAACTGCGATGGTTTCGCCACAAATCCAACCTGCACCAT gtTTGGGACAGAGAAATCATCCTGACAGCACTAGCAGACTATTATGAAAAGGATGTGGATCAACTCTTACAAGACATTGAAAGGAACTACACTGAT GGGATATGGTCAAGTGATGTTTCATCATGGCAACATTGTAGTGATATCTCTAAATGTGTAACTAG CTGGGCCAAAGAGAGTATTCAAATAGCTTGTAAATGGGGTTACAGTGGAGTTGAAGCTGGGGAAACTCTAGCAG ATGATTACTTTAACTCAAGGATGCCCTATGTGATGAAACGAATTGCTCAAGGTGGAATTCGGTTAGCCATGATCTTGAACCAAGTGTTTGGTGGCTCTGAAGAAGGATTTGCAGCAGCTACTTGA
- the LOC107480643 gene encoding internal alternative NAD(P)H-ubiquinone oxidoreductase A1, mitochondrial: MALARIARANLRRSEGAFGNYAPEMNVLSEGRAYTSKFSSTSPYYHVNSKAGDNLSYNPSIKEQNLMNFSMRGISGTPYYQHPSASTERVVEESDSELEHDEPRYAGLEATKPGEKPRVVVLGTGWAACRFLKGLDTRIYDVVCISPRNHMVFTPLLASTCVGTLEFRSVAEPVSRIQNALSNGPSSYFFLASCTSIDTNKHEVYCEAVNNGGLPREPYQFKVAYDKLVIAAGSEPLTFGIKGVKEHAFFLREVNHAQEIRKRLLLNLMLSENPGISEEEKKRLLHCVVIGGGPTGVEFSGELSDFIMGDVHKRYTHVKDYIRVTLIEANEILSSFDVSLRKYAIRHLTKSGVHLMKGVVKEVHPKRVVLSDETEVPYGLLVWSTGVGPSEFVKTLNLPKSPGGRIGVDEWLRVPSVEDVFALGDCAGFLEQTERPVLPALAQVAEREGKFLVELFNKMGKQNGGKAFSAKSIPLGDPFVYTHLGSMASVGGYKALVDLRQSKDSKGVSLAGFVSWLVWRSAYLTRVLSWRNRFYVAVNWATTLVFGRDNSKI, translated from the exons ATGGCATTGGCAAGAATTGCTAGGGCCAACCTGAGAAGATCAGAGGGTGCTTTTGGCAATTATGCACCTGAGATGAACGTACTGTCTGAGGGAAGAGCATACACAAGCAAATTCTCATCAACATCACCTTATTACCATGTAAATTCCAAGGCAGGTGACAATCTTTCATATAATCCAAGCATTAAGGAACAGAACTTGATGAATTTCTCAATGAGGGGAATATCAGGAACTCCTTATTATCAGCATCCTTCTGCCAGTACAGAGAGGGTTGTGGAGGAGTCCGATTCGGAGCTGGAACATGATGAGCCAAGATACGCAGGACTAGAGGCAACAAAGCCAGGTGAGAAGCCAAGGGTGGTTGTTCTTGGAACAGGTTGGGCTGCTTGCAGGTTCTTGAAAGGGCTAGACACCAGAATCTATGATGTTGTGTGTATATCACCTAGGAACCATATGGTCTTCACTCCTTTGCTGGCTTCAACATGTGTTGGAACACTTGAATTCAGGTCTGTTGCTGAGCCTGTCAGCAGAATACAGAATGCACTGTCAAATGGCCCCAGTTCCTACTTCTTTCTGGCTTCTTGCACTAGCATTGACACAAACAAGCATGAG GTGTACTGTGAGGCAGTTAATAATGGTGGATTACCTAGGGAGCCTTACCAGTTTAAAGTGGCATATGACAAGCTTGTGATTGCAGCCGGATCTGAGCCTTTGACTTTTGGTATCAAGGGAGTGAAGGAGCATGCATTTTTCCTTCGTGAAGTAAACCATGCTCAAGAAATTCGGAAGAGACTTCTCCTCAACCTTATGCTTTCTGAAAATCCTG GCAtatcagaagaagaaaagaagcgACTTTTGCATTGTGTAGTTATTGGTGGTGGTCCTACAGGAGTGGAATTCAGCGGTGAATTGAGTGATTTCATCATGGGAGATGTTCATAAGCGCTATACTCATGTTAAAGATTACATTCGTGTCACACTCATTGAG GCAAACGAGATATTGTCATCCTTTGATGTTAGCCTACGAAAATATGCTATAAGGCACTTAACAAAG AGTGGGGTTCATCTAATGAAGGGTGTTGTGAAGGAGGTTCATCCAAAAAGAGTAGTTCTGAGTGATGAAACTGAAGTTCCTTATGGCCTATTGGTATGGTCCACAGGGGTTGGACCTTCTGAGTTTGTGAAGACACTGAACCTTCCCAAGTCTCCCGGTGGAAG GATTGGTGTGGATGAATGGCTGCGTGTACCTTCTGTAGAAGACGTGTTTGCCCTTGGGGATTGTGCTGGTTTTCTTGAACAAACTGAAAGGCCTGTGCTTCCAGCTCTAGCTCAG GTAGCTGAAAGGGAAGGGAAGTTCCTAGTGGAGTTATTCAACAAGATGGGAAAACAAAATGGAGGGAAGGCATTCTCTGCTAAGAGCATCCCTCTTGGAGACCCTTTTGTGTACACTCATCTTGGCAGCATGGCATCAGTAGGAGGCTATAAAGCCCTCGTTGACCTGCGCCAGTCAAAG GATTCAAAGGGGGTCTCACTGGCTGGTTTTGTCAGCTGGCTAGTATGGCGTTCTGCTTACCTGACACGTGTACTAAGCTGGAGGAACAGGTTTTACGTGGCAGTCAACTGGGCAACCACATTGGTCTTTGGCAGAGACAATAGCAAGATCTAA